Proteins encoded within one genomic window of Mya arenaria isolate MELC-2E11 chromosome 13, ASM2691426v1:
- the LOC128214137 gene encoding uncharacterized protein LOC128214137, whose amino-acid sequence MALTGTGVKRKTCYDQSDEEDEEESSRLIKRPKTTSLSEAESNPRTPSISIPKNALTPFSESGYGASSFGISPGTFSKQDSSVVQPASNGYSSGIDSDCGTPKVTRKLWPSEKQKETVILTRFGPDHLKKFLQKNYILLKDEIDPKGIADILRAKGVIRRQAMERLGETKSRAQQADILIKAIAKSKMAKDVNVTRYVLDAFTDEGREDLFVSFEEEIDTSYSTFLPTYFDVDDIEEKFLHHWKDIEDEIDPLAIIDQLLAKFVLSFDEHENIRSIEFKPDKMLCLCEYVLRKSWKAFGVFCQTLKEEPIYSHIADKLISETRGRKTQKEGRSSENIDFRGRVKVIRRQNTHDIGYGMSEITYNLGSKELERMIVEDYSDDDEHLHAEAMDLGFEVEEVKFSSIKIKLSSLSCQSQAEFLRRLKESDEFVGKILKAVLKKKHLKKLREAEVSEIPFRVTLQWPKPDQVKCLCSLKKEHIVEHFTKIEGSLKHADEISRAFGEFEGFPEEKKNEFLSMKTNENDSKADALLRKILDGNTTHLCLLERELRNHGYNELLRDITSPAQQLETDKIPVEYLERHKGLLFEEIEPRRFLEMVAGLEGSDEVVETIMNKSLLRRQRCNALIEFIKKKNAMTVFVQELKNIGLTHVAEKFAVQKIDSQRWREAIIFSSKDIVNEIEPSRFKTYFRTIESSHSMNDACSHQSRRERAVFFLKCLTKGSDAFISDFISAMGILGYDSLLQTLKERAEQYKDCPRLAQSMRGNSNIVACGNITVLYNEETEQNCPFKIYVDLKANLTESGDESSEHEHDEEDFPSKNTRTKEWVIKQIQERKRKHEDTSGEEPLDDIPMKMKKDDNDSSTFSQEVIQTARADEGCDHFTSVSSPKANQSSRHSSGRTYPTEYEDISPPSSPASGTGKGHQLFRARYSFNAMQIPLGRRRNSLSDGASNYSSIPSSTESPSSPAPLSSSSPSVSPVTVQRRRVIRSPLMSLLYDIFGLNKK is encoded by the exons ATGGCG CTAACAGGGACAGGCGTCAAGCGGAAAACATG ttATGACCAGTCTGATGAAGAGGACGAAGAGGAGTCTTCAAGACTAATTAAACGTCCGAAAACAACAAGCCTATCTG AGGCGGAATCAAACCCACGAACTCCTTCGATCTCAATCCCCAAAAATGCCCTAACGCCGTTCTCGGAGTCTGGTTACGGTGCATCGAGTTTCGGCATATCTCCCGGCACATTTTCCAAACAAGATTCATCTGTGGTTCAGCCTGCATCGAACGGGTACAGCTCGGGTATAG ACTCTGATTGTGGGACGCCAAAAGTTACTCGAAAGCTGTGGCCATCCGAGAAACAAAAGGAAACG GTCATTCTTACACGGTTTGGGCCTGATCATTTAAAGAAGTTTTTACAAAAGAACTACATATTATTGAAGGACGAGATCGATCCAAAAGGCATTGCAGATATTTTGCGTGCAAAAGGTGTCATCAGACGTCAGGCAATGGAAAGATTAGGCGAGACAAAAAGCAGAGCCCAGCAAGCAGATATACTTATTAAAGCTATAGCGAAATCCAAAATGGCAAAGGATGTAAATGTAACAAGATATGTACTAGATGCATTCACAGATGAAGGTCGTGAGGATCTGTTTGTCTCGTTTGAGGAAGAAATAG atacGTCCTATTCCACATTTTTGCCTACATATTTTGATGTAGATGATATTGAGGAGAAATTCTTGCACCATTGGAAGGACATAGAAGATGAAATTGATCCGCTAGCGATTATTGATCAGCTTCTGGCAAAGTTTGTTCTCTCATTTGACGAACATGAAAATATCAGAAGTATAGAGTTCAAACCGGATAAAATGTTATGTCTATGCGAGTATGTTCTTCGAAAGTCATGGAAAGCATTTGGTGTATTTTGCCAAACCCTGAAGGAAGAGCCTATCTATTCACACATTGCGGATAAATTGATCTCAGAAACTAGAGGTAGAAAAACGCAAAAAG AAGGAAGATCGAGcgaaaacattgattttcgagGAAGAGTAAAAGTCATTCGACGACAAAATACACATGACATCG GTTATGGAATGAGCGAAATAACATACAATTTGGGATCAAAAGAATTGGAACGGATGATAGTCGAAGACTATTCGGATGACGATGAACATCTGCATGCAGAG GCAATGGACTTAGGATTTGAAGTAGAAGAAGTCAAGTTTTCAAGCATCAAGATAAAATTGTCTAGTCTTTCATGCCAATCACAAGCTGAATTTCTTCGGCGTTTGAAAGAGTCTGATGAATTTGTTGGCAAGATTTTAAAGGCTGTTTTAAAGAAGAAGCATTTGAAGAAATTGCGAGAAGCTGAGGTTTCCGAAATACCGTTTAGAGTAACTTTACAGTGGCCAAAACCAGATCAGG TTAAGTGTCTATGCAGCCTGAAAAAGGAGCACATTGTTGAACACTTTACAAAGATAGAAGGGAGCTTAAAGCATGCTGATGAAATTTCAAGAGCCTTTGGTGAATTCGAAGGATTTccagaagaaaagaaaaatgaattctTGAGTATGAAAACTAACGAAAATGACAGCAAAGCAGATGCGCTTCTGCGAAAGATTTTAGACGGAAACACCACACATCTATGTCTTTTGGAAAGGGAACTAAGGAATCATGGCTACAACGAACTTCTCAGGGATATTACCTCCCCTGCTCAACAATTAGAAACAG ATAAGATTCCAGTAGAGTACCTTGAAAGGCATAAAGGGTTGCTTTTTGAAGAGATAGAGCCAAGAAGATTTTTAGAGATGGTAGCTGGCTTAGAGGGTTCAGATGAAGTCGTGGAGACGATTATGAACAAGAGTTTGTTGAGACGACAGAGGTGCAACGCGCTTATTGAGTTCATTAAGAAAAAGAATGCAATGACTGTCTTTGTTCAGGAACTCAAAAATATCGGCCTGACACATGTCGCTGAGAAATTCGCAGTCCAGAAGATTGACTCGCAAA GATGGAGAGAAGCCATTATTTTTTCATCGAAAGACATTGTCAATGAAATCGAACCGAGTcgattcaaaacatatttcagaacTATTGAAAGTAGCCATTCAATGAACGATGCATGTAGCCACCAAAGCCGACGAGAGCGTGCTGTGTTCTTTTTGAAATGTCTAACGAAAGGATCCGACGCTTTCATAAGTGACTTTATCAGCGCCATGGGCATACTAGGTTATGACAGTTTGCTTCAAACGCTAAAAGAACGTGCag AACAATACAAGGATTGTCCAAGACTTGCTCAAAGCATGCGTGGAAACAGTAACATAGTTGCATGTGGAAATATAACTGTCCTATATAACGAAG aaacagaacagaactgtCCATTCAAAATCTATGTGGATTTAAAAGCAAATCTGACGGAAAGTGGTGACGAAAGTAGCGAACATGAACATGATGAGGAAGATTTCCCGTCCAAAAACACAAGGACTAAAGAGTGggttattaaacaaatacaagagAGAAAACGTAAACACGAAGATACTAGTGGAGAGGAACCTTTGG atGACATTCCTATGAAAATGAAGAAAGACGACAATGATAGCTCGACATTTTCGCAGGAAGTCATTCAAACAGCCAGAGCTGATGAGGGTTGCGATCACTTTACTTCAGTAAGCTCCCCTAAAGCAAACCAATCTTCACGGCATAGTTCAGGGAGAACATATCCTACTGAATATGAGGATATATCACCTCCTTCATCGCCAGCATCTGGGACAGGCAAAGGCCATCAACTGTTTAGAGCCCGGTATTCTTTCAACGCAATGCAGATACCATTAGGTCGACGGAGAAACTCACTATCCGATGGCGCTTCGAACTACTCATCAATCCCATCGTCAACTGAATCGCCGAGTTCGCCAGCACCACTGAGTTCATCATCCCCGTCCGTGTCGCCTGTAACTGTTCAAAGGCGTCGCGTTATAAGGTCACCGTTAATGTCacttttatatgatatttttggcctaaacaaaaaatag